A genomic window from Terrirubrum flagellatum includes:
- a CDS encoding response regulator transcription factor has translation MRPTFAPASGERVLLVEDDPVTRGLVGGYFTDQGFQVTEAATFAEGLRCVRQSRPDLALLDVVLPDGDGFELARQIQAISEAGIIFITRRDSDVDRIVGLELAADHYVTKPINLRDLLARARSVLRRKAIDRDAARRKTALTFGRYLIDFLRRELATSDGDPIRLTRGEFDLLAALVDANGRALSREYLIEVISNRGENTDIRSVDALVARLRRKLSDDTPVIETVTGFGYRLGVSIDH, from the coding sequence ATGCGTCCGACCTTCGCCCCGGCGAGCGGGGAGCGCGTGCTGCTCGTCGAGGACGATCCTGTGACGCGCGGTCTCGTCGGCGGCTATTTCACCGATCAAGGGTTTCAGGTGACGGAAGCGGCGACCTTCGCGGAGGGGCTGCGTTGCGTCCGCCAATCGCGGCCCGATCTCGCACTGCTCGACGTCGTGCTGCCGGACGGCGACGGTTTTGAACTCGCCCGGCAGATCCAGGCGATCTCGGAAGCCGGCATCATCTTCATCACGAGGCGGGATTCCGACGTCGACCGCATTGTCGGGCTCGAACTTGCGGCCGATCACTATGTCACCAAGCCCATCAATCTGCGCGATCTCCTGGCGCGCGCCCGTTCCGTGCTGCGCCGCAAGGCGATCGATCGCGACGCGGCCCGTCGGAAGACCGCGCTCACCTTCGGTCGTTACCTGATCGATTTTCTGCGCCGCGAACTGGCGACGAGCGACGGCGATCCGATCCGGCTGACGCGCGGCGAGTTCGATCTCCTGGCGGCGCTGGTCGACGCCAATGGCCGCGCGCTCAGCCGTGAATATCTCATCGAGGTGATCAGCAACCGCGGCGAGAACACGGACATCCGCTCAGTCGATGCGCTTGTCGCGCGGTTGCGGCGAAAACTCTCCGACGATACGCCTGTTATCGAGACCGTCACGGGCTTCGGCTATCGGTTGGGCGTTTCGATCGATCACTAG
- a CDS encoding SapC family protein, which produces MTPLPLFYSGIAVLDRNVNNDLRIESRQAPYAFAARSHILPALAQEFFAGCRDMPIVFLEEGGTWSPLFLVGMRSNENVFVDREGRWLGQYVPAYLRRYPFISGETPEQQVICFDPGYAGLGVEAGDRLFGHDGEPTATLNTAIAMVAEYSQAATITAAFSTQLKELDLLRTINIEMRAADGSTATFYGFAAVDEQKLASLADDALLDLQRKGYLAFIYAHLISMGNLQALSARAPTPAAGAETRERGARLNS; this is translated from the coding sequence ATGACGCCACTCCCGCTTTTCTATTCGGGCATCGCGGTGCTCGACCGAAATGTAAACAATGATCTTCGCATCGAGAGCCGGCAGGCGCCTTATGCGTTCGCTGCGAGGAGCCATATTCTGCCAGCGCTGGCGCAGGAGTTCTTTGCTGGCTGCCGCGATATGCCGATTGTTTTTCTCGAAGAGGGCGGGACGTGGTCGCCGCTGTTTCTCGTTGGCATGCGCAGCAACGAAAATGTTTTCGTCGATCGCGAAGGCCGATGGCTCGGACAGTATGTTCCAGCCTATTTGCGCCGATACCCGTTTATCAGCGGCGAGACGCCGGAGCAGCAGGTGATCTGTTTCGATCCGGGCTATGCCGGGCTTGGCGTCGAGGCTGGCGACAGGCTGTTCGGCCATGATGGCGAGCCCACCGCGACATTGAACACAGCCATCGCCATGGTCGCCGAATATTCCCAGGCGGCGACGATTACGGCGGCTTTCTCCACGCAACTCAAGGAGCTCGATCTCCTGCGGACCATCAACATCGAGATGCGGGCGGCTGACGGATCGACGGCGACATTCTACGGATTCGCTGCGGTCGATGAGCAGAAGCTGGCGAGCCTGGCGGATGATGCGCTTCTTGACCTGCAGCGCAAAGGCTATCTCGCCTTCATCTATGCGCATCTGATCAGCATGGGTAATTTGCAGGCGCTCAGCGCCCGCGCGCCGACGCCGGCCGCAGGCGCGGAGACACGCGAGCGCGGCGCGCGTTTGAACAGCTAA
- a CDS encoding hybrid sensor histidine kinase/response regulator produces the protein MTADRLAAAPQKRLWRLSLVTRYALFVSTVVACTLTLNLFVGAIFATEDQRLLVARAQYEQARRVADRIEQFVAGALRQMDAISMAGADQESREQQRLDGLKLMRQAAVIVDLRQARADGRETLALSRLARDRMDSGIDLSREPAFVKAMADGIYIGPVFFFRETEPRIELAVRSQAQPPHISIVTLNLTFIWELVADMKVGAEGRAYIATSAGRLIAHPDLRYVLRDTQLEGGGDDEHKDGDPLRGVLRTDVEGRRVLSVSAPVAGLGWLVYVDLPQSEAFTPIIWSLARSGMAGVGALALALLASIMVSRRMAAPIMALRDGAALIGEGRLDHRIAVDRADEIGALGSEFNKMAARLEDARAVLDARVAERTAELSRSRDDAVRQREAAEAARHAAERATEEKTRFLAVVGHDIRTPVAALVGVVGLLDRTRMSEHDRRLIAMAASSGEALVELINSILDLSRIEADAEIVDTRDFEPADLATAAAEMIRSDAARKNLALRVECDASASTPLLSDPVKINRIILNLLRNAVTFTDAGEIRLSLRVEAQSSSAATLIVVVKDTGVGVHPDDHARIFEDFAQIEPKRAGGGVGLGLAICKRLASLLGGTLTLESALGAGSTFTLRVPVALASSSDRTSQLHSGEAELAVLVVDDDALNLEVTSGICRRLGHQTMTASGGGGALELIRTHRFDAILLDMHMDGMDGAELATELARQSRDAAPALIGLTADTSPDTLRRFRAAGVTTVLSKPVAMQALGKALTRVAPTGAEPDVHALDGGSVIDRSFIEDRRDMLGGERLRQLATLFHAASADLMIGVSTAAMAEDRAGVSRACHQLASAASAIGLGLLYREACRLERESVRSSEAELRAGVAALGDICRRTRAELDRYLADEITDEATA, from the coding sequence ATGACCGCCGACCGCCTCGCCGCTGCGCCACAGAAGCGGCTGTGGCGACTTTCGCTCGTCACACGCTACGCCCTCTTCGTCTCCACGGTCGTCGCCTGCACGCTGACGCTCAACTTGTTTGTCGGGGCGATCTTCGCCACCGAGGATCAGCGCCTGCTGGTGGCGCGGGCGCAATATGAGCAGGCCCGGCGCGTCGCCGATCGCATCGAGCAATTCGTCGCCGGCGCGCTCAGGCAGATGGATGCGATCTCGATGGCGGGAGCGGACCAGGAGAGCCGCGAGCAGCAGCGGCTCGACGGGCTGAAGCTGATGCGGCAGGCCGCCGTTATTGTCGATCTGCGCCAGGCGCGCGCGGACGGCCGCGAGACGCTTGCACTCTCGCGGCTGGCGCGCGATCGGATGGACAGCGGGATCGACCTCTCCAGGGAGCCCGCTTTCGTCAAGGCGATGGCGGACGGCATTTATATCGGGCCGGTGTTTTTCTTTCGCGAGACCGAGCCGCGGATCGAACTTGCGGTGCGCTCGCAAGCGCAGCCGCCGCACATAAGTATCGTCACGCTCAACCTGACCTTCATCTGGGAGCTTGTCGCCGACATGAAAGTCGGCGCCGAAGGCAGAGCCTATATCGCGACATCCGCCGGACGTCTGATTGCGCATCCCGATCTTCGCTATGTCCTGCGCGATACGCAGCTTGAAGGCGGCGGCGACGACGAGCACAAGGATGGCGATCCGCTCAGGGGCGTCCTCAGGACTGATGTGGAGGGGCGTCGCGTGCTCTCCGTCAGCGCGCCCGTCGCGGGGCTGGGCTGGCTTGTCTATGTCGACCTGCCGCAAAGCGAGGCGTTCACGCCCATCATCTGGTCTCTGGCGCGATCGGGAATGGCTGGCGTCGGCGCACTCGCGCTCGCGCTGCTGGCCAGCATCATGGTGAGCAGACGAATGGCTGCGCCGATCATGGCGCTGCGCGACGGCGCCGCGCTCATCGGCGAAGGGCGGCTCGATCACCGCATCGCCGTCGACCGGGCCGACGAGATCGGCGCGCTGGGCTCCGAGTTCAACAAGATGGCGGCGCGGCTCGAAGACGCGCGCGCCGTTCTCGATGCGCGCGTCGCCGAAAGGACCGCGGAGCTCAGCCGATCGCGCGATGACGCCGTGCGCCAGCGTGAGGCGGCGGAAGCGGCGCGTCACGCCGCCGAGCGCGCGACCGAGGAGAAAACGCGCTTTCTCGCCGTCGTCGGACACGACATTCGCACGCCCGTCGCGGCGCTCGTTGGCGTGGTCGGATTGCTCGATCGCACGCGCATGAGCGAACATGATCGCCGTCTCATCGCCATGGCCGCTTCATCGGGAGAAGCGCTGGTCGAACTCATCAACAGCATCCTCGATCTGTCACGCATCGAGGCTGACGCCGAGATCGTCGACACCAGGGATTTCGAACCGGCCGACCTCGCGACGGCTGCAGCCGAAATGATACGGAGCGACGCGGCGCGGAAAAATCTCGCGCTTCGTGTGGAATGCGATGCTTCGGCTTCAACGCCGCTGTTGAGCGATCCGGTCAAAATCAATCGCATCATCCTCAATCTGCTCCGCAACGCCGTCACGTTCACCGATGCGGGTGAGATCCGCCTGTCGCTGCGCGTTGAAGCCCAGTCTTCGTCGGCTGCGACTCTGATCGTTGTCGTAAAGGACACCGGCGTCGGCGTGCATCCCGACGACCACGCTCGCATTTTCGAGGATTTCGCGCAGATCGAGCCGAAGCGCGCGGGCGGTGGCGTGGGACTCGGTCTCGCGATCTGCAAGCGGTTGGCTTCGCTGCTTGGCGGAACCCTGACGCTTGAAAGCGCGCTCGGCGCGGGCAGCACGTTTACGCTCAGGGTCCCGGTCGCCCTCGCCTCTTCGAGCGACCGCACGAGCCAGCTCCATTCCGGCGAGGCCGAGCTCGCGGTGCTTGTAGTCGATGACGACGCGCTCAATCTCGAGGTCACCTCCGGCATCTGTCGAAGACTTGGCCATCAGACCATGACGGCTTCGGGTGGCGGCGGCGCGCTCGAATTGATCCGGACGCATCGATTCGATGCGATTCTGCTCGACATGCACATGGATGGCATGGACGGCGCGGAGCTGGCGACGGAATTGGCGAGGCAGTCGCGCGATGCGGCGCCTGCGCTGATCGGTTTGACGGCTGACACCTCGCCCGACACGCTGCGCCGTTTCCGGGCTGCGGGCGTCACGACCGTCCTGTCGAAGCCCGTCGCCATGCAGGCGCTCGGCAAGGCGCTGACGCGCGTCGCGCCAACGGGAGCGGAGCCTGACGTCCACGCGCTTGACGGCGGCTCAGTCATCGATCGCAGCTTCATCGAGGATCGCCGCGACATGCTCGGCGGCGAGCGTCTGCGTCAACTCGCGACACTGTTCCACGCTGCGTCCGCAGACCTTATGATTGGCGTTTCCACCGCAGCAATGGCCGAGGACCGGGCCGGCGTCTCGCGCGCGTGCCATCAGCTCGCCAGCGCCGCCAGCGCCATCGGACTGGGCCTGCTGTATCGCGAAGCCTGCCGTCTCGAGCGCGAGTCGGTCAGGTCCAGCGAAGCGGAATTGCGCGCGGGCGTAGCCGCGCTTGGCGACATCTGCCGCAGGACGCGCGCCGAACTTGATCGTTATCTCGCTGACGAGATCACGGACGAAGCGACGGCCTGA
- a CDS encoding ShlB/FhaC/HecB family hemolysin secretion/activation protein: MKVKAGAGGRLASPAACAGIIAFVVFGSPAIAQTNPSTLERESERQRTQIEQQTAPRRQTGPNVVGPGAAARVEFPPGGTTVLLREVRIDKSSLLSSDEIEAIKRKYVGRRVDLAQIGALVQEINDIYAARGHITASAILPPQKLTQGVLTVKLIEGKLGNLTVTGAVQTSPSYIKSSVPVAAGDTVDVPALNRSIAIFNRTNETQLRAQLRAGGQFGLTDIELATTEPPRNIVQIFGDNQAATTAGRYQAGLYWRLHGLFGIDDRLTTYGVISRGSLYGSSSFTLPITPYGTRLGLSYSRSGNHVVDGPLLQLRSKGESQNSAVNLSQPLFGTEALSLLAIGSFTLGDTRSDQLEVNVVRSSFQRWTGGLAFTWTSPIHSLSVSPTISRVHWKNSIAGASSDFTILGGNTTNFVRFSDQLYASLVGSWQYSRDPLPGDQTFQIGGPTTVRGYPIGVAAGDSGYYGQAELHYAFGDALRNVDVFAFIDHGAVFATFPKMTRASAAGVGVSWRPAEWVTLESSVGFPIVNVASSQRSHEVYVRLSFRPQIN; encoded by the coding sequence ATGAAGGTAAAAGCGGGGGCAGGCGGCCGGCTGGCCTCCCCGGCTGCGTGCGCGGGGATTATCGCCTTCGTCGTATTCGGCAGCCCTGCAATCGCGCAGACCAACCCGAGCACGCTTGAGCGCGAGTCGGAGCGGCAGCGGACCCAGATCGAGCAGCAAACAGCGCCGCGGCGTCAGACCGGCCCGAACGTGGTCGGGCCAGGCGCGGCCGCGCGCGTCGAATTTCCGCCGGGCGGAACCACGGTGCTGCTGCGCGAGGTGCGCATCGACAAATCCTCGTTGCTGAGCTCGGACGAGATCGAAGCGATCAAGCGGAAATATGTCGGCCGCCGCGTCGACCTCGCGCAGATCGGCGCGCTCGTTCAGGAGATCAACGACATCTATGCGGCGCGGGGCCATATCACGGCCAGCGCCATCCTGCCGCCGCAAAAGCTGACGCAGGGCGTCCTCACGGTGAAACTCATCGAGGGAAAGCTCGGGAATCTCACGGTCACGGGCGCGGTCCAGACGTCGCCGTCCTACATCAAGTCAAGCGTCCCTGTGGCCGCGGGCGACACGGTCGACGTGCCCGCGCTCAATCGCAGCATCGCCATCTTCAACCGGACGAACGAGACGCAGTTGCGCGCGCAGCTACGCGCGGGCGGCCAGTTCGGCCTCACCGACATCGAGCTTGCGACGACGGAGCCGCCGCGCAACATCGTGCAGATATTCGGCGACAACCAGGCGGCGACGACGGCGGGGCGCTATCAGGCCGGGCTGTACTGGCGACTGCATGGCCTCTTCGGAATCGATGACCGGCTGACGACTTACGGCGTCATATCGCGCGGAAGCCTCTATGGAAGCAGCAGCTTCACCTTGCCGATCACGCCCTACGGAACACGGCTCGGCTTGAGCTACTCCCGCTCCGGGAACCATGTGGTTGACGGTCCGCTGCTGCAATTGAGATCGAAGGGCGAGTCGCAGAACAGCGCGGTTAATCTGAGCCAGCCGCTGTTCGGAACCGAGGCTCTCTCGCTGCTCGCGATCGGCAGCTTCACGCTTGGCGACACGCGCAGCGACCAGCTTGAAGTCAATGTGGTGCGCAGCTCGTTCCAGCGCTGGACCGGAGGGCTGGCGTTCACCTGGACGTCGCCGATTCATTCGCTGTCGGTGTCGCCAACCATTTCGCGCGTACACTGGAAAAACAGCATTGCGGGCGCGTCGAGCGACTTCACGATCCTTGGCGGAAACACCACGAACTTCGTGCGCTTTTCTGACCAGCTCTACGCCTCGCTGGTCGGCTCCTGGCAATATTCGCGCGATCCGCTTCCGGGCGATCAGACATTCCAGATCGGCGGCCCGACGACCGTCCGCGGATATCCCATCGGAGTCGCCGCCGGCGATTCCGGATATTACGGTCAGGCCGAGCTGCACTACGCTTTCGGCGACGCGCTGCGCAATGTCGACGTGTTCGCGTTCATCGATCACGGGGCTGTCTTCGCAACCTTTCCGAAGATGACGCGCGCGAGCGCGGCGGGAGTAGGCGTGTCCTGGCGCCCCGCCGAATGGGTGACGCTGGAATCGAGCGTCGGGTTCCCTATTGTCAATGTGGCCAGCTCGCAGCGCAGTCATGAAGTCTATGTGCGGCTCTCGTTCCGGCCGCAGATCAACTGA
- a CDS encoding invasion associated locus B family protein produces the protein MSGVIVMGRKSLLLTVAALIGVWTALIAPSTAQSPPPRPAAPKAPAEQTLPPPSAEPEATTATFSDWTLRCQRFAGAATPMRICEVSHSVQGQTAQTTLLQLAFARLTPADPLRLTLVAPVNVTFPSKPAIRVGDRDSPPVEIEWRRCIPGGCIAELDMREDMLARWRAHVGPGSVTLKDAAGRDVVVPISFRGLAQALDALARS, from the coding sequence ATGTCCGGAGTAATCGTGATGGGCCGCAAGTCTCTTTTGCTCACCGTGGCGGCGCTGATCGGCGTCTGGACGGCCCTGATCGCTCCCTCGACGGCCCAATCGCCGCCGCCCCGTCCAGCGGCGCCGAAAGCGCCCGCCGAACAGACCTTGCCGCCGCCGAGCGCGGAGCCCGAGGCGACGACGGCGACCTTCAGCGACTGGACATTGCGGTGTCAGCGCTTCGCGGGCGCGGCGACGCCGATGCGCATCTGCGAGGTGAGCCATTCCGTTCAGGGTCAGACAGCGCAAACGACGCTGCTGCAACTTGCATTCGCGCGGCTGACCCCCGCCGATCCTCTCAGGCTCACTCTGGTCGCGCCCGTCAATGTGACGTTTCCCTCGAAGCCCGCGATCCGCGTCGGCGATCGCGATTCCCCGCCGGTCGAGATCGAATGGCGCCGCTGCATTCCCGGCGGCTGCATCGCCGAACTCGACATGCGCGAGGATATGCTCGCGCGCTGGCGCGCTCATGTCGGGCCGGGCAGCGTGACGCTGAAGGACGCTGCGGGCCGAGACGTTGTCGTGCCGATCTCGTTCCGCGGGCTCGCTCAGGCGCTGGACGCGCTGGCCCGCTCCTGA
- a CDS encoding ABC transporter substrate-binding protein, translating into MTTRRQLLLNGAPAMAAAAGWPSGAQADNRVRLIMSMVGPALENPRERRRIETLKQRVAERGWVEGRNVRWDIRSFGVDAALRNSLALEFVAAAPDLILATSSLETAIFAKLTKTIPILFTTAADPIGSGFLRSLTRPEGNITGYSGSHPEIGAKWIELLGEISPGVRRIGVMFNPATAPGAGKTHMAIMEREAAQRSLDIEPVLISSPEDVRPVLAQFAAKAGAGLVLLADSYTYWLSRSITSAANALRLPAIYPYETFSIDGGLMSYSSARDEQDALVAAYVDLILRGANIADLPVQFGRRFELVINTTTAAALGLEVPASLRARAVRIVA; encoded by the coding sequence CGGCTGGCTGGCCGAGCGGCGCGCAGGCGGATAACCGCGTCAGGCTGATCATGTCCATGGTCGGCCCCGCCCTCGAGAATCCGAGAGAACGCCGGCGCATCGAAACTTTGAAGCAGCGCGTCGCCGAGCGGGGATGGGTCGAGGGCCGCAACGTGCGATGGGATATCCGCTCGTTCGGCGTCGACGCCGCGCTGAGGAATTCGCTTGCGCTGGAGTTCGTCGCCGCGGCGCCGGATCTCATCCTCGCGACTTCATCGCTCGAGACCGCGATCTTCGCCAAGCTGACGAAGACGATCCCTATCCTTTTCACGACGGCGGCTGATCCGATCGGCAGCGGCTTTCTCCGTTCGCTGACGCGGCCCGAAGGAAACATCACCGGCTACAGCGGCAGCCATCCCGAAATCGGGGCGAAATGGATCGAGCTGCTGGGCGAGATTTCACCGGGCGTGCGGCGCATCGGCGTGATGTTCAATCCGGCCACGGCGCCAGGCGCCGGCAAGACTCACATGGCCATCATGGAGCGAGAGGCGGCCCAGCGAAGCCTCGATATCGAGCCCGTGCTTATCTCTTCGCCGGAAGATGTGCGACCCGTTCTGGCGCAGTTCGCGGCGAAGGCCGGCGCCGGACTCGTGCTGCTCGCGGACAGTTACACCTATTGGCTGAGCCGCTCCATCACCAGCGCGGCGAACGCATTGCGGCTGCCTGCGATCTATCCCTATGAAACCTTCAGCATCGATGGCGGCCTGATGTCCTATTCGAGCGCGCGCGATGAGCAGGATGCTCTGGTGGCCGCCTATGTCGATCTCATCTTGCGCGGCGCGAACATCGCCGACCTTCCGGTTCAGTTCGGACGGCGCTTTGAACTTGTGATCAATACGACGACCGCCGCGGCGCTTGGGCTCGAAGTCCCGGCGTCGCTCCGGGCCCGCGCCGTGCGCATCGTTGCATGA